In a genomic window of Persephonella sp.:
- the lpxI gene encoding UDP-2,3-diacylglucosamine diphosphatase LpxI (LpxI, functionally equivalent to LpxH, replaces it in LPS biosynthesis in a minority of bacteria.): protein MSKLGLIAGAGELPVEFSKSAVSKGKEIKIYGIKGITDKKIQKIAPTQWLHLGQAQKLIDSMKNDKVKDVVMLGKIEHYHLLYSIHRFDKRAREFFGQLVDKRAKSILEAVLNELKKEGFNPIDPSPFLSQLLAPEGLIAGEKQPSKDLIEDAFFGLKIAKEIAQLDIGQTVVVKDKIVIAVEGMEGTDRCILRGGELAGEGTVVCKVARKNQDMRYDVPVIGTKTLKSMKKAKAKLLAVEAGKTFLVEREDFKNLAKKYGISVIGVKLQ from the coding sequence ATGAGTAAATTAGGTCTTATAGCAGGAGCAGGAGAGCTTCCTGTAGAGTTTTCAAAATCAGCGGTATCAAAAGGAAAAGAGATTAAGATTTACGGTATAAAAGGCATCACAGACAAAAAAATCCAGAAAATAGCACCAACCCAGTGGCTACATCTGGGTCAGGCACAAAAGTTGATAGACTCAATGAAAAACGACAAAGTAAAAGATGTTGTTATGCTCGGAAAGATAGAACATTACCACCTTCTTTACTCAATACACAGGTTTGATAAAAGGGCAAGGGAATTTTTTGGACAGCTTGTGGATAAAAGGGCAAAATCAATACTTGAGGCTGTTTTAAATGAGCTGAAAAAAGAAGGATTTAATCCGATAGATCCGTCACCATTTTTATCACAGCTTTTGGCACCTGAAGGATTAATAGCAGGTGAAAAACAGCCCTCAAAGGATCTTATAGAAGATGCTTTTTTTGGTCTAAAAATAGCAAAGGAGATAGCACAGCTTGATATCGGTCAGACTGTTGTTGTAAAGGATAAGATCGTCATAGCTGTTGAAGGGATGGAAGGGACAGATAGATGTATATTGAGAGGAGGAGAGCTTGCCGGAGAAGGAACAGTTGTCTGTAAGGTGGCAAGAAAAAATCAGGACATGAGGTATGATGTTCCTGTCATAGGAACAAAAACCTTAAAAAGTATGAAAAAGGCAAAGGCAAAACTCCTTGCTGTTGAGGCAGGAAAGACATTTCTTGTTGAAAGGGAGGATTTTAAAAATCTGGCAAAAAAATACGGCATTTCTGTAATTGGAGTTAAACTTCAGTAA
- the lpxA gene encoding acyl-ACP--UDP-N-acetylglucosamine O-acyltransferase, which produces MAVEIHSTAIVSEKAVLGTNVKIGPFSIIEEDVEIGDNTEISSNVKIKKFTSIGKNCHISEGAVIGGIPQHLGFKGEKTYVKIGNNVTIREYVTIHRGTSFDDGVTQIGDNSYLMAYVHVAHDCKVGHDTILANAVTLAGHVKIGNYVFVGGLTPIHQFCRIGDYAMVGGASAVDKDIPPFTRASKNHAMLYGLNLVGLKRRGFTSEQIKILKEAYRIIFRKAATIEEGIKEVINKLPQTPEIKMLIDFIKTSKRGIAPEASKRK; this is translated from the coding sequence GTGGCTGTAGAAATACATTCAACTGCAATAGTCTCTGAAAAAGCTGTTCTGGGGACCAATGTTAAAATTGGTCCCTTTTCTATTATAGAAGAAGATGTGGAGATAGGAGACAACACAGAGATCTCTTCAAATGTAAAAATCAAAAAGTTCACATCAATTGGTAAGAACTGTCATATATCCGAAGGTGCTGTAATAGGGGGGATACCTCAGCATCTTGGTTTCAAAGGAGAAAAAACATACGTCAAGATCGGAAATAATGTAACAATTAGGGAGTATGTCACAATACACAGGGGAACCTCTTTTGATGATGGTGTAACACAGATTGGGGATAACTCTTATCTTATGGCTTATGTCCATGTGGCTCATGACTGTAAAGTGGGACACGACACGATCCTCGCAAATGCAGTAACACTTGCAGGTCATGTGAAGATAGGAAACTACGTTTTTGTAGGTGGGTTAACCCCAATTCATCAGTTTTGCAGAATAGGTGATTATGCTATGGTTGGAGGGGCTTCTGCTGTTGATAAAGATATTCCGCCTTTTACAAGAGCATCAAAAAACCATGCTATGCTTTATGGTCTTAACCTTGTTGGATTAAAAAGAAGAGGCTTTACATCTGAGCAGATTAAAATTTTAAAAGAGGCATACAGAATAATTTTCAGAAAAGCTGCAACAATTGAGGAAGGAATAAAAGAGGTTATTAATAAGCTTCCTCAGACACCTGAAATAAAAATGCTTATAGATTTTATCAAAACATCAAAAAGAGGAATAGCCCCTGAAGCCTCTAAAAGAAAATGA
- the trxA gene encoding thioredoxin → MAGKVCIVNESNWEQEVLNSDLPVLVDFWAPWCGPCRLIAPVIEELAEELEGKAKICKLNTDENPNIAMKYGIRAIPTIMVFKNGQVVDTKVGVQPKEVLKSLLV, encoded by the coding sequence ATGGCTGGTAAAGTATGCATTGTCAACGAGTCCAACTGGGAGCAGGAAGTGCTTAACTCAGACTTGCCTGTGTTGGTAGATTTCTGGGCACCCTGGTGTGGTCCTTGTAGATTGATAGCCCCTGTAATAGAAGAGCTTGCAGAGGAACTTGAAGGAAAGGCTAAGATATGCAAGCTCAACACAGATGAAAATCCAAATATAGCTATGAAGTATGGTATAAGGGCTATACCAACAATAATGGTTTTCAAAAACGGACAGGTTGTTGACACTAAGGTGGGAGTTCAGCCAAAGGAAGTTCTTAAAAGTCTTTTGGTTTAA
- a CDS encoding metalloregulator ArsR/SmtB family transcription factor yields the protein MGEEIIVDKKEKWKDEEFLEDNAELLKALAHPNRLKIIGFLSSGKKCVKHIWEALDLPQPNVSQHLSVLRNKGILGYKRQGSIVCYYIKNKKALEIYKLLLKEE from the coding sequence ATGGGTGAAGAAATTATTGTAGACAAGAAAGAAAAATGGAAAGATGAAGAGTTTTTAGAAGATAACGCAGAACTTCTAAAGGCTCTTGCGCATCCAAACAGGCTTAAGATCATAGGCTTTTTAAGTTCAGGAAAAAAATGTGTAAAGCACATCTGGGAAGCTCTTGATCTTCCTCAACCTAATGTATCCCAGCACTTGTCTGTACTAAGGAACAAAGGTATACTAGGGTATAAGAGGCAGGGGTCTATAGTTTGTTATTACATCAAAAACAAAAAAGCACTTGAAATTTATAAGCTATTACTAAAGGAGGAATAA
- a CDS encoding CoB--CoM heterodisulfide reductase iron-sulfur subunit B family protein, whose amino-acid sequence MAELKYAFYTGCSAKGVAPELYNSTKLVAEKLGMELIELEAATCCGAGAVQEKDEFLALTINARNLALAEELGLDLLTICNTCTLMLRETKFKLDNDPELKDAVNEVLKEAGLEYKGTSEVTHFLWEVIDGVGLDKLKSMVVRPLKEFNIAPFYGCHIIRPPYLIGYEDPDNPKSIEMIIETIGGNPVDHTARLACCGFHSFWSAEDKVTLKLTAMDAQSAKEEKADFMVTPCPLCHTQLDAMQEEAEERIGVNIGMPVLHLPQMIGLAIGLKPKELGLEKHIVSTENIIQKVA is encoded by the coding sequence ATGGCAGAACTAAAATACGCCTTTTATACAGGATGCTCAGCAAAAGGGGTTGCACCTGAGCTTTACAACTCAACAAAACTTGTGGCTGAAAAACTGGGAATGGAGCTTATAGAACTTGAGGCTGCAACATGCTGTGGAGCAGGAGCTGTTCAGGAAAAAGATGAGTTTCTGGCACTTACAATAAATGCAAGAAATCTTGCTCTTGCAGAAGAGCTTGGTCTGGATCTTCTCACAATTTGTAATACCTGCACACTTATGCTGAGAGAAACAAAGTTCAAGCTTGACAATGACCCTGAACTGAAAGATGCTGTCAATGAGGTTTTGAAAGAAGCAGGACTTGAGTATAAGGGAACATCTGAAGTGACACATTTCCTGTGGGAAGTTATTGATGGCGTAGGTCTTGACAAACTAAAAAGTATGGTTGTAAGGCCTCTCAAAGAGTTTAATATAGCACCTTTTTACGGATGCCACATAATAAGACCACCTTACCTTATAGGTTATGAAGATCCTGACAACCCTAAATCAATAGAGATGATAATAGAAACAATAGGCGGTAATCCTGTTGATCATACAGCAAGGCTTGCCTGCTGTGGTTTCCATTCATTCTGGTCAGCAGAAGACAAAGTAACCCTTAAACTAACAGCTATGGACGCCCAGTCTGCAAAAGAAGAAAAGGCAGATTTTATGGTAACACCATGTCCACTTTGTCACACACAGCTTGATGCGATGCAGGAAGAAGCTGAAGAAAGGATAGGGGTAAACATAGGAATGCCTGTTCTTCATCTTCCCCAGATGATAGGTCTTGCAATAGGACTAAAGCCAAAAGAGTTAGGTCTTGAAAAACATATAGTATCAACTGAAAACATAATCCAGAAAGTAGCATAA
- a CDS encoding succinate dehydrogenase/fumarate reductase iron-sulfur subunit has product MDKFKLKVFRYDPTKDSEPYYKTYELPVEKGMTVLAALFKAKEEQDPTISFRYNCRAAICGSCAMRINGHATLACKVQITHLLEKYGTDTVIVEPIGNVKTLKDLIYDMDWLVDKLKKVKPWFIPKEPPPADGTEYRQDPYDHHRIDFASDCILCASCMSDCNALKANKEFLGPMVHSKAYRFIADTRDGEKKGRFEVILDDFNLEWCVRCMECTTRCPKEVQPYENIIRLRIMAAEAGYKTPGEIHAEIFEKDIYNRGLLNEMLLPMRQEGILGAIKRAPFGIKMMLKGKVNYADFFGGHKVKRIEEVQKIYEVAKQKEKEVKIRLPQIMGVIYEDKRKTRKRPNYAETGGNE; this is encoded by the coding sequence ATGGACAAATTCAAGCTTAAAGTTTTCAGATACGATCCTACTAAAGACTCAGAACCTTACTACAAAACATATGAGCTTCCAGTTGAAAAAGGAATGACAGTTCTTGCTGCCCTTTTCAAAGCAAAAGAAGAGCAGGATCCCACAATATCTTTCCGTTATAACTGTCGTGCTGCTATCTGCGGTTCCTGTGCCATGAGAATTAATGGACATGCAACACTTGCGTGTAAAGTTCAGATCACCCATCTGCTGGAAAAATACGGAACAGACACGGTAATAGTAGAACCTATAGGAAATGTGAAAACCCTTAAAGATCTTATATACGATATGGACTGGCTTGTTGACAAACTCAAAAAAGTTAAACCATGGTTTATACCCAAAGAGCCTCCTCCTGCTGATGGAACAGAGTATAGGCAGGATCCTTACGATCACCACAGAATAGACTTTGCTTCAGACTGCATACTGTGTGCTTCATGTATGTCAGACTGTAACGCTCTTAAAGCAAATAAAGAGTTCCTTGGACCTATGGTTCATTCTAAAGCTTACAGATTTATCGCTGACACAAGAGATGGAGAGAAAAAAGGAAGATTTGAGGTTATTTTAGATGATTTCAATCTTGAGTGGTGCGTAAGGTGTATGGAATGCACAACAAGATGTCCAAAAGAGGTTCAGCCCTACGAAAACATAATTAGACTGAGAATAATGGCGGCTGAAGCAGGATATAAAACTCCGGGAGAGATACACGCTGAGATATTTGAAAAGGATATATACAACAGAGGACTTCTTAACGAGATGCTCCTTCCTATGAGACAGGAAGGTATTTTAGGAGCGATAAAAAGAGCTCCTTTCGGCATAAAAATGATGTTAAAAGGTAAGGTAAATTACGCAGACTTTTTTGGAGGACATAAGGTAAAAAGAATTGAGGAAGTTCAGAAAATATACGAAGTGGCAAAACAAAAAGAAAAAGAAGTCAAAATAAGGCTTCCACAAATAATGGGAGTAATCTATGAGGACAAAAGAAAAACAAGAAAAAGACCTAATTATGCAGAAACTGGAGGTAATGAATAA